In Polyangium spumosum, the DNA window GCGCCCGCGGACGTTCGGGACGCGATCACCAAGGCCAAGACGCTGGTCCACGTCGGCACGCACGTCGACGAGACGGGCAAGGCCGCGGCGTGGCACCTGAACCGCGCGCACGCGCTGGAGAGCTGGGGTGACACCCGCGCCGAGGACGGCACGGGCGCGATCATCCAGCCGCTCATCGCGCCGATGTACGGCGGCAAGACCGACGCGGAGATCCTCGAGGTCCTCCTCGGCGGCACGCGCAAGGGCTACGACCTCGTCCGCGCGAGCTGGCGTGGGGCGGAGTCGCTGGTCGCCGACTTCGAGCGTGATTTCCGGCGCGCGCTGCACGATGGGCTCTGGAAGGACAGCGCCTTCCAGGCCGAGACGGCGGAGCTCGACGCGGCGAAGATCGGCGCGGCGATCAAGGCGCAGAAGGCCGTGGCGCCGAAGGGCGACCTCGAGGTCGTCTTCGAGCCCGACTTCCACACCTGGGACGGCCGTTACGCGAACAACGGCTGGCTGCAGGAGCTGCCCGATCCGATGGGCAAGCTCACCTGGGGCAACGTCGCGTCCCTCTCGCCGGCGACGGCGAAGGGCCTCGGCGTGGCCGACGGGGATCTCGTCACGGTGAGCGCGAACGGCGCGAGCGTGACGCTCCCTGCGCTCGTGCAGCCGGGGCAGGCGGACGGGACGATCCTCCTGACCGTCGGTCAGGGCCGGAGCGTGGTCGGTCGGGTCGGCAAGAACATCGGCGTCGAGACGGGCGTGCTCCGCACGAGCGCGGCTTTCCACGTCGCCGACGGCGCGTCGATCACGAAGGCGGGCGGCGTGGCGAAGCTCGCGCGGACGCAGGAGCACTTCCTCACGGAGGGCCGTCCGCTCGTGCACGAGGCCTCGTACGTCAAGTACCAGGAGAGCCCGCAGGTCGTCCCGCCGCCGAAGAAGTACCTGAGCCTCTTCGAGGAGCGGAAGTACGACCAGGGCCATGCCTGGGGCATGACGATCGACCTCTCGGCCTGCATCGGCTGCAACGCTTGCAGCGTCGCTTGCCAGGCGGAGAACAACATCCCGATCGTCGGCGCGGAGAGCGTGGGGCGCACGCGCGAGATGCACTGGATCCGCATCGACCGCTACTACGAAGGGACGAACCTCGACGAGCCGACGAGCGTGGCGCAGCCGATGATGTGCGTGCACTGCGAGAACGCTCCGTGCGAGGAGGTCTGCCCGGTCGCGGCGACGACGCACAGCCCCGAGGGGCTGAACGAGATGACGTACAACCGGTGCATCGGCACGAAGTACTGCGCGAACAACTGCCCCTTCAAGGTCCGAAGGTTCAACTACTTCGACTACACGAAGGACACGATCGAGCAGCACAAGATGCAGATGAACCCCGACGTCACGGTGCGAGGCCGAGGCGTGATGGAGAAGTGCACGTACTGCGTGCAGCGCATCAACCGCGCGAAGATCGCCGCGAAGGCGGAGGGGCGTGATCGCCTCCGCGACGGTGAGGTGGTGACGGCGTGCCAGGCGGCTTGCCCGGCGCAGGCCATCCACTTCGGCGATCTCAACGACAAGCAGAGCGAGGTGGCCAAGCGGGCCGCCCTGCCGCGCGGATACAAGCTCCTCGAGGAGCTGAACATCCGCCCGCGCACGTCGTACCTCGCCAAGATCAAGAACCCCAACCCTGAGCTGGAGGGGGCATGACCACCGCCGCCCTGCAAGAAGACACGCCCGGCAAGCGTGCTCCACTCGTCCTCGGCCACCGCGATTTCAACGCGGTGACCGAGACGGTCGCGGGAATCGTCGAGAAGAAGACGACCCCCACTTGGCTGGTCCTTCTGGGCGTCGCGATGAGCGTGTTGCTCATCCTGCTCGGCTCGCTCGGTAAGCTCGTCGCGGACGGCCTCGGTATCTGGGGTCTGAACAACACGGTCTTCTGGGCCTGGGACATCACCGGCTTCGTCTTCTGGATCGGCATCGGCCACGCCGGCACGCTGATCAGCGCCATTCTCTTCCTGTTCCGGCAGAAGTGGCGCACGAGCATCAACCGCGCGGCCGAGGCGATGACGATCTTCGCCGTCATGTCCGCCGCGATTTACCCGGTGTTCCACGTCGGCCGCGTGTGGTTCGCGTATTGGCTCTTCCCGATACCGAACCAGATGAGCATGTGGCCGAACTTCAAGAGCCCGCTGCTCTGGGACGTGTTCGCGATCTCGACGTACGCGACGGTCTCGATCCTGTTCTGGTACGTCGGCCTCGTGCCGGACCTCGCGACGCTGCGTGATCGCGCGAAGACGAAGGTCCGCTCGATCGTGCTCGGCATCTTTTCGCTCGGCTGGCGCGGGTCGCACAAGAACTGGCTGAACTACGAGAAGACCTACCTGATCCTGGCGGGCCTCTCGACGCCGCTGGTCCTCTCGGTGCACACGATCGTCTCGTTCGACTTCGCCGTGTCGATCATGCCGGGCTGGCACACGAC includes these proteins:
- a CDS encoding TAT-variant-translocated molybdopterin oxidoreductase; the protein is MKRAPYPIEPDTSGKNYWRSVDEFEKSPSFAEDLTREFPEGAAEPPQGTSRRSFLTIMGASMALGGLAACRRPEEVIVPYARAPEEIVPGRPLFFSTAMPLQGSAIGLVVETHEGRPTKIEGNPRHPESLGSTSTFVQASVLDLYDPDRSQSPQEKGEARTWDEASSFLRKLGDDAKKKNGKGLAVLVEDHRSPTLAAQLDALLKLMPDARVVRYEAFGRDAAEEGAKLAFGKAIVPVYDLGEADVVVSLDADFLLTDGAAVKNARAFTSRRNPENKQKPMNRFYAIESAFSVTGTNADHRMRVQSRKIPAIAFALAQEIASAAKAELPAEIASALGGAPALDPQAAKMVKAIANDVAKRNGAVVILVGRKQPAAVHALVNALHRTIGAVGKTVKFVKPLDEVKGGPAEVAALGKDLQAGAIDTLLVLGGNPVFNAPADVRDAITKAKTLVHVGTHVDETGKAAAWHLNRAHALESWGDTRAEDGTGAIIQPLIAPMYGGKTDAEILEVLLGGTRKGYDLVRASWRGAESLVADFERDFRRALHDGLWKDSAFQAETAELDAAKIGAAIKAQKAVAPKGDLEVVFEPDFHTWDGRYANNGWLQELPDPMGKLTWGNVASLSPATAKGLGVADGDLVTVSANGASVTLPALVQPGQADGTILLTVGQGRSVVGRVGKNIGVETGVLRTSAAFHVADGASITKAGGVAKLARTQEHFLTEGRPLVHEASYVKYQESPQVVPPPKKYLSLFEERKYDQGHAWGMTIDLSACIGCNACSVACQAENNIPIVGAESVGRTREMHWIRIDRYYEGTNLDEPTSVAQPMMCVHCENAPCEEVCPVAATTHSPEGLNEMTYNRCIGTKYCANNCPFKVRRFNYFDYTKDTIEQHKMQMNPDVTVRGRGVMEKCTYCVQRINRAKIAAKAEGRDRLRDGEVVTACQAACPAQAIHFGDLNDKQSEVAKRAALPRGYKLLEELNIRPRTSYLAKIKNPNPELEGA
- the nrfD gene encoding NrfD/PsrC family molybdoenzyme membrane anchor subunit, whose amino-acid sequence is MTTAALQEDTPGKRAPLVLGHRDFNAVTETVAGIVEKKTTPTWLVLLGVAMSVLLILLGSLGKLVADGLGIWGLNNTVFWAWDITGFVFWIGIGHAGTLISAILFLFRQKWRTSINRAAEAMTIFAVMSAAIYPVFHVGRVWFAYWLFPIPNQMSMWPNFKSPLLWDVFAISTYATVSILFWYVGLVPDLATLRDRAKTKVRSIVLGIFSLGWRGSHKNWLNYEKTYLILAGLSTPLVLSVHTIVSFDFAVSIMPGWHTTIFPPYFVAGAIFSGFAMVVSLMVLARKAYGLEGLITIKHLENMNKIILLTGTMVGYAYAIEYFIAWYGGNEYERFAFINRAFGPYKWAYWTMWSCNVFSPQLFWFKRIRTSIPAMFVISIFVNIGMWFERFVIIVTSLHRDFIPSSWTYFRPSLFDISTFLGSFGLFFTLFLLFLRFLPAVAISEVKGVMPQADPHAGHGGHDDHGHDAHDDHHEEASAKADESNEDEGDEGEEASNDSEKDEEESRG